From a single Gimesia fumaroli genomic region:
- the glnA gene encoding type I glutamate--ammonia ligase codes for MTPREVLALCREREIQAIDLRFMDFPGTQKHFTIPAKILVEKSFEDGFGFDGSSMRGWKAINESDMLVVPQPETAFVDPFMSNTLVMTCNIQDPITREDYAKDPRNVARKAESYMRSTKIADVANFGPEAEFFIFDDVRFDQNEHECYYHVDSIEGQWNRGKAGSGSNAGYKIRYKEGYFPVPPADTLQEVRTEMMLSLMDCGVDVEAQHHEVATGGQCEIDMKYAPLLKTADNLLRYKYIVKNVAAKHGKTATFMPKPLWNDNGSGLHLHMSLWKEGKPLFAGSRYGGLSEMGMYAMGGILKHSAALFAFCCPTTNSYKRLIAGYEAPINLTYSYRNRSAAIRIPVHSPHPENKRFEFRCPDSSSNPYLAMSAVLMAMLDGIQNKIDPGHPLEKDIYDLKPDELAELPAVPGSLEDALQALRDDHKFLLVGDVFTEDVIDTWIWYKTSQEVAALRERPHPYEFAMYYDI; via the coding sequence ATGACCCCTCGGGAAGTGCTCGCCCTCTGTCGTGAACGTGAAATCCAAGCCATTGACCTGCGGTTTATGGATTTTCCCGGTACACAAAAACATTTCACTATTCCTGCTAAGATATTAGTAGAAAAGAGTTTCGAAGATGGTTTCGGATTTGACGGCTCTTCGATGCGCGGCTGGAAGGCGATAAACGAAAGTGACATGCTGGTCGTTCCCCAGCCCGAGACAGCATTTGTCGACCCCTTTATGTCGAATACGCTGGTAATGACCTGTAATATACAAGATCCCATTACCCGGGAAGACTATGCCAAAGATCCGCGCAATGTTGCCCGAAAAGCAGAAAGCTACATGCGGTCTACAAAAATCGCGGATGTCGCTAATTTTGGTCCCGAAGCCGAGTTCTTTATTTTTGATGATGTTCGATTCGATCAGAACGAGCACGAATGCTACTATCATGTCGACAGTATCGAGGGACAATGGAACCGGGGCAAGGCGGGGAGCGGTTCCAATGCGGGATATAAAATTCGCTATAAGGAGGGGTATTTCCCCGTTCCTCCTGCTGATACGTTACAGGAAGTCCGGACGGAGATGATGCTGTCACTCATGGATTGTGGCGTCGACGTCGAGGCACAGCACCACGAAGTGGCAACCGGTGGTCAATGTGAAATCGATATGAAATATGCGCCACTGTTAAAGACGGCTGACAACCTGTTACGCTATAAGTACATCGTCAAAAACGTCGCTGCGAAGCATGGTAAAACAGCAACGTTTATGCCCAAGCCTCTCTGGAATGATAATGGCTCCGGTTTGCATTTGCATATGTCCCTCTGGAAAGAAGGCAAGCCATTGTTTGCCGGTTCCCGTTATGGCGGGCTCAGCGAAATGGGCATGTATGCCATGGGGGGCATCCTTAAGCATTCGGCGGCTTTGTTTGCATTCTGCTGTCCGACTACTAACAGTTACAAACGTCTGATTGCCGGGTATGAGGCGCCAATCAATTTGACTTACAGTTACCGGAATCGTTCAGCGGCGATTCGTATCCCGGTCCACAGTCCGCATCCTGAAAACAAACGATTTGAATTCCGTTGTCCCGATTCCTCTTCGAATCCCTATCTGGCCATGTCGGCTGTGTTGATGGCGATGCTGGATGGGATTCAAAATAAAATCGATCCCGGTCATCCTCTGGAAAAAGATATCTATGATCTGAAGCCGGATGAACTGGCCGAGCTGCCTGCTGTACCTGGTTCGTTAGAGGATGCGTTACAGGCATTGCGCGACGACCATAAGTTTTTGCTGGTCGGCGATGTGTTTACTGAAGATGTGATCGATACCTGGATCTGGTATAAAACCAGTCAGGAAGTCGCCGCCTTGCGCGAGCGTCCCCATCCTTATGAATTCGCCATGTATTACGATATTTAA
- a CDS encoding BLUF domain-containing protein codes for MKLYQLIYVSKSLAPMSKVGLKQILKSACRNNPQQGITGILVYDRGHFFQVLEGSYNDVESVFARIQKDKRHCRVNRIISYPIQERLFPHWRMGLYNLEDSTEFDFYKLKKCMKSLHELTSVSEKRSLAKYALKIFIELKEKSTEQPEDLIEIV; via the coding sequence ATGAAGCTATACCAACTTATCTATGTCAGTAAGAGTCTTGCTCCGATGTCAAAGGTTGGGTTGAAACAGATCTTGAAGTCTGCCTGTCGAAACAATCCTCAGCAGGGGATCACTGGGATTCTGGTCTATGATCGCGGTCATTTTTTTCAGGTTCTAGAGGGGAGCTACAACGATGTTGAGTCCGTGTTTGCCCGGATTCAAAAAGATAAGCGACACTGCCGCGTTAACCGGATCATTTCCTATCCGATTCAGGAACGCCTTTTTCCCCATTGGAGGATGGGCCTGTATAATCTGGAAGATTCAACGGAGTTCGATTTCTATAAACTGAAAAAGTGCATGAAATCGCTTCACGAGTTGACTTCAGTAAGCGAAAAGCGAAGTTTGGCGAAATACGCTTTGAAAATCTTTATCGAACTGAAAGAGAAGTCAACCGAACAGCCTGAAGACTTGATTGAGATTGTTTAA
- a CDS encoding carbon-nitrogen hydrolase family protein produces the protein MKNARGIFYLIVILLSSQVGYAGDPKLHDGWRAMTPREELRPEISWDADGGPNQQGAFLIQADKREGLMGHIQKTFPVKGGKTYAFLAQRKTKGIDLVRRAGTARLIWLDQNGKRVTRDKPSFASYRPGERPRAEPEFPGDQETKSGWTEVAGVYRAPSEAAQVQIELHFRWGPPHSQIQWSNISFKQTDDIKPRIVRLATIHHRPREGNKPSDKPAQFAKLIAQAAKQKADLVVLPESITVYGTKLPYAECAEPIPGPSTKYFGQLAKKHDLYIVVGLYERAEHLVYNVAVLIGPDGDIVGKYRKVTLPRGEIEGGVTPGHEYPVFETRFGKVGMMICYDGFFPEVARELSKNGAEVIAWPVWGCNPMLGAARACENHVYVISSTYTDTSANWMISAIYGQDGKPLAQAKDWGTVAITEVDLNQPFYWQSLGDFKSQIERHRPVVDTKP, from the coding sequence ATGAAAAATGCACGCGGCATTTTCTATTTGATAGTGATTCTACTCTCCTCTCAAGTTGGTTACGCAGGTGATCCAAAATTGCACGATGGGTGGCGTGCGATGACACCTCGTGAAGAACTGCGTCCAGAAATTTCATGGGATGCGGATGGTGGCCCGAATCAACAGGGGGCCTTTCTCATTCAGGCAGATAAGCGAGAAGGCTTGATGGGACACATTCAAAAGACGTTCCCTGTCAAAGGGGGGAAGACTTACGCGTTCCTAGCGCAACGAAAAACGAAAGGCATTGATCTGGTTCGTCGCGCCGGGACAGCCCGATTGATCTGGCTTGATCAAAACGGGAAACGTGTAACGCGGGATAAACCATCATTTGCCTCTTATCGCCCTGGTGAGCGTCCGCGGGCAGAACCGGAATTTCCAGGCGATCAGGAAACCAAGTCTGGCTGGACGGAGGTCGCGGGCGTCTACCGTGCTCCTTCAGAGGCGGCGCAGGTTCAGATCGAGTTACATTTTCGCTGGGGACCGCCGCATTCACAAATTCAGTGGAGCAATATCAGCTTCAAGCAAACCGATGATATCAAGCCGCGCATTGTACGCCTGGCGACGATCCATCATCGGCCCCGGGAAGGGAACAAACCAAGTGACAAGCCGGCCCAGTTTGCGAAGTTGATTGCGCAGGCAGCCAAGCAGAAAGCCGATCTGGTCGTGTTGCCCGAGTCCATTACAGTCTACGGAACCAAGCTGCCTTATGCGGAGTGTGCGGAGCCGATTCCCGGTCCTTCCACAAAGTACTTCGGTCAATTGGCAAAGAAACATGACCTGTATATCGTAGTCGGACTTTACGAACGGGCAGAGCATCTGGTTTACAACGTGGCAGTGTTGATTGGTCCTGACGGAGACATTGTCGGTAAGTATCGCAAAGTGACACTGCCGCGCGGTGAGATTGAAGGAGGCGTGACGCCGGGGCACGAGTATCCGGTGTTTGAGACCCGCTTTGGAAAAGTCGGCATGATGATTTGCTACGACGGCTTCTTTCCCGAGGTGGCTCGCGAATTGAGTAAAAACGGTGCTGAGGTAATTGCCTGGCCGGTCTGGGGCTGTAACCCGATGCTGGGTGCAGCGCGTGCCTGTGAAAACCACGTTTATGTTATAAGCAGTACTTACACAGACACGTCGGCCAACTGGATGATCTCTGCGATTTATGGTCAGGATGGCAAGCCGCTGGCGCAGGCGAAGGACTGGGGAACCGTTGCCATCACCGAAGTCGACTTGAATCAACCCTTCTATTGGCAGAGCCTGGGAGATTTTAAGTCGCAGATCGAACGTCATCGTCCGGTTGTCGATACGAAACCGTAG
- a CDS encoding beta strand repeat-containing protein, whose amino-acid sequence MKRFYLALLIAFCVPGTLLAQPVDPAYEEPGFENENYGGDVSALFGDSAWFGRYRPHFGYRYEAGDTIGRIGGLSSFDAFFPLLEGEDSDWLTFIDARLLLGDDNHNLGSNVGVGARQFIPEIQRTIGAYIYYDTRDAGYATFDQVSGGVETLGDIWDARLNWYVPTGQTRNQYATTHTSGGGYSFVGHYLTGGTFTRYYQAAMKGLDMEAGAKFYTNDFMDLRAYAGWYHFQAKGSKQAWGWKSRIESRISDVVSLNLSVQNDRVFDTTVNFAVGIQWPSITGLRGGPRADLKAWDRLGETPERLRSIVVDNQEIQDPNGGLVIDPTTGLPFYFMHVATGGNSDGSYEDPYATLAAAFADPRTQQGNVVVYDHRNGMETGDFTLAGNTQVLSAGPTQFITSTIGPIQLPDSNTGVNPQITGSFTLNNRSVLSGFDITTTGAGSSILANGVGNLMVSNNTINHTGAGTAISLTNLTGPASFSQTPLTKSGGLGVLISGGSGNVTFTNSSITNTNGDGIDIQNAGGTIQFGQVTTTNGTTSVNVSNSTANITINNLSSTNAAADSVLINNLTGSFTLNGGTLTNSGATGVTATNSQNITIQNVTIDTPTTEGIFAQNVTNFNFSSNTIDDSGIDAIAVLNGSGNGTISGNTIRSILTAFDDAIDVEIGGDATLDIDNNIISSVLALAGTGIEVSTTAGNVTTRIRGNQINSILNAFGDGITFTGDSTGAMTTTITGNTIQNTAGVFGNGIGVVYNNGSATTTIAMNTIDSDDLVNLFGSGVYLNLNTTGVTDTTINQNTISDDNLAALFNDGIAIDIDRGTDHDVFITSNSIAQTGGIFDDGIEILMNGGVGANARIRVNSNTLNGSAGIGGRGLDVAVFSPDLLCLEVMGNNSSTALDFFAAVGGTINVEDLPNLSVDNNGATINLLGGGTIQNIADCFP is encoded by the coding sequence ATGAAACGCTTCTATCTGGCTTTACTGATTGCCTTTTGCGTACCGGGTACGCTGCTCGCCCAGCCTGTTGACCCGGCCTATGAAGAGCCTGGTTTTGAGAATGAAAACTACGGCGGCGATGTTTCAGCGCTCTTTGGCGATTCCGCCTGGTTCGGCCGCTATCGGCCTCACTTCGGTTACCGCTACGAAGCGGGTGACACGATCGGACGCATCGGCGGACTCTCCTCCTTTGATGCCTTCTTCCCACTGCTGGAAGGGGAAGACAGCGACTGGCTGACCTTCATCGATGCGCGGTTGCTTCTAGGGGACGACAATCATAATCTGGGTTCGAATGTCGGTGTTGGCGCCCGCCAGTTTATTCCCGAAATTCAGCGCACGATCGGGGCTTACATTTACTACGACACCCGCGACGCAGGTTATGCGACCTTCGATCAGGTTTCCGGGGGGGTTGAAACCCTGGGTGATATCTGGGACGCCCGTCTTAACTGGTATGTCCCGACGGGGCAAACCCGCAATCAATATGCTACCACTCATACCAGCGGTGGTGGCTACTCATTCGTCGGGCATTATCTGACGGGCGGCACGTTTACCCGTTACTACCAGGCTGCGATGAAAGGCCTTGATATGGAAGCGGGAGCCAAATTCTATACCAACGATTTCATGGACCTTCGCGCCTACGCGGGATGGTATCACTTTCAGGCCAAAGGCAGTAAACAGGCCTGGGGCTGGAAATCGCGCATCGAAAGCCGGATATCAGATGTCGTTTCGCTCAATCTCAGTGTGCAGAATGACCGCGTGTTCGACACCACCGTCAACTTTGCTGTCGGCATCCAGTGGCCCAGCATTACGGGTTTACGAGGAGGCCCTCGTGCAGACCTGAAAGCCTGGGATCGACTCGGTGAAACTCCCGAACGACTCCGCAGTATCGTTGTCGACAATCAGGAAATCCAGGACCCGAATGGCGGCCTTGTCATTGATCCTACCACGGGACTGCCCTTTTACTTTATGCACGTAGCGACCGGCGGCAATAGTGACGGTTCTTACGAAGACCCGTATGCGACACTCGCCGCCGCCTTTGCTGATCCGCGGACACAACAGGGGAATGTGGTTGTCTATGATCACCGCAACGGCATGGAAACAGGCGACTTTACACTCGCAGGCAATACACAGGTCCTTTCAGCAGGACCGACACAGTTCATCACTTCCACTATCGGACCGATCCAACTGCCCGACTCCAATACCGGCGTGAATCCACAAATCACGGGTAGCTTCACGCTGAATAACCGCAGTGTACTTTCCGGCTTTGATATCACCACAACCGGTGCCGGTTCTTCAATTCTCGCTAACGGCGTCGGTAACCTGATGGTCTCTAATAATACGATTAATCATACCGGAGCCGGTACCGCCATCAGCCTGACAAATTTAACAGGCCCCGCCTCCTTCAGCCAGACACCTCTCACAAAATCAGGTGGCCTGGGTGTGTTGATTTCCGGGGGTAGCGGGAACGTGACCTTTACCAACAGTTCGATTACAAATACCAACGGCGATGGCATCGATATCCAGAATGCCGGCGGGACGATTCAATTTGGTCAGGTCACAACGACCAATGGCACAACATCTGTCAATGTCAGCAACAGCACAGCGAATATTACCATTAACAATCTGAGCAGCACCAATGCCGCCGCTGATTCGGTTCTGATCAATAACCTGACGGGTAGCTTTACTCTCAACGGGGGAACGCTCACGAATAGTGGCGCGACCGGCGTGACAGCAACCAATTCACAAAATATTACGATCCAAAACGTGACCATCGACACGCCCACGACGGAAGGTATCTTCGCTCAGAACGTGACGAATTTTAATTTCTCGTCCAATACAATCGACGATTCCGGCATTGACGCGATCGCGGTTCTGAATGGCTCCGGCAACGGTACGATCAGCGGAAACACCATCCGCAGTATTCTGACCGCCTTCGACGACGCCATCGATGTCGAAATTGGTGGAGATGCGACACTCGACATCGACAATAACATCATTAGCAGTGTGCTCGCGCTGGCCGGTACGGGAATCGAAGTCTCGACCACCGCCGGTAATGTGACAACACGTATTCGAGGCAACCAGATTAACAGCATCCTGAATGCCTTTGGCGACGGGATTACTTTCACAGGCGACTCGACCGGCGCCATGACCACAACCATTACCGGCAATACGATCCAAAATACGGCTGGCGTCTTCGGCAACGGAATTGGTGTTGTCTATAACAACGGTTCCGCCACCACGACCATCGCGATGAACACCATCGACTCGGACGACTTGGTCAACCTGTTCGGCTCAGGAGTTTATCTCAATCTGAATACGACCGGGGTGACAGATACCACGATCAATCAAAACACCATTTCTGATGATAACCTGGCCGCCTTGTTTAACGATGGTATCGCCATTGACATTGACCGCGGGACCGACCACGACGTCTTCATCACAAGCAACTCGATTGCCCAGACCGGCGGTATCTTCGACGATGGAATTGAAATCCTGATGAATGGTGGGGTCGGTGCTAATGCCAGAATCCGGGTCAATTCGAATACACTAAACGGTAGTGCCGGCATCGGTGGCAGAGGACTGGATGTCGCGGTCTTCTCACCTGATTTACTCTGCCTGGAGGTCATGGGTAATAATTCCAGTACCGCACTCGACTTCTTTGCAGCCGTCGGGGGAACTATCAATGTGGAAGATCTGCCTAATCTCTCCGTCGATAATAATGGAGCCACCATCAACCTGCTGGGCGGCGGAACCATCCAGAATATCGCCGACTGCTTCCCGTAA
- the ccsA gene encoding cytochrome c biogenesis protein produces the protein MSTNTLSDTSSEFATTDSNSGSANSNEQFLKILQPFASLKLTVVLFAMAIFIILAGTLAQVNKDIWVVIDEYFRTGIAKIEFKIFFPPSFFPNLDQQNIPGFIYFPGGWLIGFMMGINLFAAHFIRFKVQAKGTRRTAGWITIAVGLLITWAVIASGSNKDGFQETPLLSWSALWAMIEVGMAACVLGCIWLFFQIESYRKVERGLAVLGAGLFACLLIWFLSQGDAARFSDSSMRILWQLIKATFAGVVLLAGCIVLFKKRAGVVLLHGGVGLMMLSELMVGTMAVETQMTISEGETTNYVHDIRTIELAIIDQTDPKQDQVTVIPKSILLANRDGVVSDPKLPFNYELVKYYPNASIRKVSSLTPEEKKLAENLATDGIGKDWIALPARSATGTDTGGAVDTPAAYIKIIDKKTDDSLGVYLVSLEMALQEIGEQVEVDGKPYQLYLRFKRTYKPYSVKLIDVRKDDYAGTTTVMNYSSDIHLVDPTTNVDRDIKIWMNNPLRYSGETFYQSGYHADPRTGKELTTLSVVTNMGWMIPYVSCMIVAVGMLYHFMITLLRFLGRREKQRIEPAAVSEVSLPDESVDAASQTKQRLIANLNTYLIPALILVIFGGYLMSKARIPKTPSNQMHLYEFGELPILYQGRAKPIDTLARNSLRIISGRQDFEVEYDADGKIVTTAEKEEAAEEEAKAAKESKDKKDNSDAKVAKKKKTKTKKYPAIKWLLDTIAKPQEAYSYNVFRIENPDLLHTLGLKKRPGFRYSLEDFIEKLPELTKQAELARQAGQGKASLYQSRVLDLEKKIGIVDLLIQSFTPPNIRAESAREDLIEAIRRHGMLDRRNPPRVIPPGGAAEEEAEWQTYSYAWTRDLVKASFSKDKENEATQAWTKILVAYSQGNTEEFNKEVRNYQTWLKKHQADLTDVSLSKIDYEAFFNHFEPFYYCSVLYLIAFILVCVSFLIGEKTLGSAAFWLIVLTFVVHTFALISRIYISGRPPVTNLYSSAVFIGWGAVLAGIVIERMNRMGIGNLLAGVSGFSTLLIAHMLAGDGDTMAVLQAVLDTQFWLATHVVCITLGYAATFVAGLLGLFYILWGTCTPRMTANAGKEIIRMLYGVLCFAIFLSFVGTVLGGLWADDSWGRFWGWDPKENGALIIVLWNALVLHARWGGMVKDRGLAILSIGGNIVTSWSWFGVNELGVGLHSYGFTEGVLMALGLFMLSQLAVMAIAMIPQNQWWSFKNRDA, from the coding sequence ATGTCGACAAATACACTCTCAGACACATCCAGCGAATTTGCCACAACCGACTCCAATTCGGGGTCTGCAAATTCCAATGAGCAGTTCCTGAAAATTTTGCAGCCCTTTGCATCATTGAAGCTGACCGTGGTGCTGTTCGCGATGGCCATCTTCATTATTCTGGCCGGCACACTGGCGCAGGTGAATAAAGATATCTGGGTCGTCATCGACGAATATTTCCGTACCGGAATCGCAAAGATTGAATTCAAAATCTTCTTTCCCCCCTCTTTTTTCCCGAACCTCGACCAACAAAATATCCCCGGCTTCATTTACTTTCCCGGCGGCTGGCTCATCGGCTTCATGATGGGCATCAACCTGTTCGCTGCACATTTCATTCGTTTCAAAGTGCAAGCCAAAGGGACACGGCGAACAGCAGGCTGGATTACCATTGCCGTCGGGCTACTCATCACCTGGGCTGTGATTGCCAGTGGATCGAATAAAGATGGCTTCCAGGAAACGCCTCTCTTAAGCTGGTCCGCGTTATGGGCGATGATTGAAGTCGGGATGGCGGCCTGTGTTCTCGGCTGTATCTGGCTCTTTTTCCAGATTGAATCCTATCGCAAAGTCGAACGCGGGTTAGCTGTGCTGGGCGCTGGACTGTTCGCCTGTCTGTTGATCTGGTTTCTATCTCAAGGTGACGCGGCCCGCTTCAGCGATTCTTCCATGCGGATTCTCTGGCAGTTAATCAAAGCCACCTTTGCCGGGGTTGTACTCCTGGCAGGCTGTATTGTCCTGTTTAAAAAACGAGCGGGAGTCGTGCTGTTACACGGCGGTGTCGGTCTGATGATGCTCAGCGAACTGATGGTTGGCACCATGGCCGTCGAAACCCAGATGACCATCTCGGAAGGGGAAACAACCAACTACGTCCACGACATTCGCACCATTGAACTGGCGATTATCGATCAGACCGATCCGAAACAGGATCAGGTCACGGTGATTCCCAAATCGATCTTACTCGCAAACCGGGATGGAGTCGTTTCTGATCCGAAGCTCCCTTTCAACTACGAACTGGTAAAATATTACCCGAACGCTTCCATCCGTAAGGTTTCCTCCTTAACGCCCGAAGAGAAAAAGCTTGCCGAAAACCTGGCGACCGATGGCATCGGCAAGGACTGGATTGCCTTACCCGCCCGCAGTGCGACAGGCACCGACACCGGCGGCGCCGTCGATACCCCCGCCGCTTACATCAAAATCATTGATAAAAAAACAGACGACTCCCTGGGTGTTTATCTCGTCAGTCTCGAGATGGCATTACAGGAAATCGGCGAACAGGTCGAGGTCGATGGGAAACCATACCAGCTCTACCTGCGTTTTAAACGAACTTACAAGCCCTACAGTGTCAAGCTCATCGACGTTCGCAAAGACGACTATGCTGGTACCACTACCGTGATGAACTATTCATCTGATATTCATCTGGTCGATCCCACCACTAACGTCGACCGGGACATCAAAATCTGGATGAACAATCCGCTCCGTTACAGCGGCGAAACATTCTATCAAAGCGGCTATCACGCCGACCCGCGTACCGGCAAGGAATTGACGACCCTGTCGGTTGTCACAAACATGGGCTGGATGATTCCTTACGTCTCCTGCATGATTGTCGCTGTCGGCATGTTGTACCATTTCATGATTACCCTGCTCCGATTTCTGGGGAGGCGTGAAAAACAGAGAATTGAGCCCGCTGCGGTTTCTGAGGTCTCACTTCCCGATGAGTCAGTTGATGCTGCCTCGCAGACCAAACAACGGTTAATCGCGAATCTGAATACCTATCTGATTCCCGCCTTGATCCTGGTCATCTTTGGCGGCTATCTGATGAGTAAAGCCCGCATCCCTAAAACACCGTCGAATCAAATGCACCTGTATGAATTCGGTGAACTCCCGATTTTGTACCAGGGACGCGCCAAGCCCATCGATACCCTGGCCCGCAACAGCCTGCGGATCATTTCCGGTCGACAGGATTTTGAAGTGGAATATGATGCAGATGGCAAAATTGTCACCACTGCAGAAAAAGAGGAAGCAGCAGAAGAGGAAGCGAAAGCAGCAAAAGAATCCAAAGACAAAAAAGACAATTCAGATGCTAAAGTAGCTAAGAAGAAAAAAACGAAGACAAAAAAATATCCTGCGATCAAATGGCTGCTGGATACGATTGCCAAACCGCAAGAAGCTTATTCATACAATGTGTTTCGTATTGAAAATCCCGATCTGCTCCATACACTCGGACTCAAAAAACGACCGGGCTTCCGCTACTCCCTGGAAGACTTTATCGAAAAGCTTCCGGAACTCACGAAACAGGCAGAACTGGCACGCCAGGCGGGGCAGGGAAAAGCCAGCTTGTATCAATCACGGGTCCTGGATCTGGAAAAGAAAATCGGCATCGTCGACTTACTCATCCAGTCATTTACCCCTCCCAATATTCGCGCGGAATCGGCCCGCGAAGACTTAATTGAAGCCATCCGCCGTCATGGCATGCTCGACCGCCGCAACCCTCCCCGCGTCATTCCGCCGGGAGGTGCAGCCGAAGAAGAAGCCGAATGGCAAACCTATTCCTATGCCTGGACCCGCGATCTGGTCAAAGCCAGTTTTTCCAAGGACAAAGAAAACGAAGCCACCCAGGCCTGGACTAAAATTCTGGTCGCCTATTCGCAAGGCAATACCGAAGAGTTCAATAAAGAAGTCCGCAACTATCAAACCTGGTTGAAAAAACATCAGGCCGATCTGACAGATGTGAGTCTATCCAAAATTGATTACGAAGCATTCTTCAATCACTTTGAGCCGTTTTACTATTGCTCGGTTCTCTACCTGATTGCCTTCATTCTGGTCTGTGTTTCATTTCTGATCGGAGAGAAAACGTTAGGGAGCGCCGCCTTCTGGCTGATCGTCCTTACTTTTGTTGTACATACCTTTGCTCTGATTTCTCGAATCTATATCTCGGGACGTCCTCCGGTCACCAACCTCTACTCCTCGGCCGTCTTTATTGGCTGGGGCGCTGTGCTGGCGGGCATCGTGATCGAACGCATGAACCGGATGGGCATCGGTAACCTGCTGGCTGGAGTTTCCGGTTTTTCCACCTTGCTCATCGCCCACATGCTGGCCGGTGATGGTGATACGATGGCCGTGCTGCAGGCGGTTCTCGATACCCAGTTCTGGCTCGCCACTCACGTGGTCTGTATTACGCTTGGATACGCCGCCACCTTTGTCGCGGGACTGCTCGGCCTGTTTTACATTCTGTGGGGAACGTGTACTCCACGCATGACCGCGAATGCCGGCAAAGAGATCATTCGCATGCTGTACGGCGTGCTCTGCTTTGCCATTTTCCTGAGCTTTGTGGGTACGGTACTCGGCGGTCTCTGGGCCGACGATTCCTGGGGCCGTTTCTGGGGCTGGGACCCGAAAGAAAACGGGGCACTGATTATCGTTCTCTGGAACGCATTGGTTCTGCACGCTCGCTGGGGAGGCATGGTCAAAGATCGGGGTCTGGCAATTCTTTCGATCGGCGGAAACATCGTCACCAGCTGGTCCTGGTTTGGCGTCAATGAACTCGGCGTAGGACTGCACTCCTATGGATTTACAGAAGGAGTCCTGATGGCATTGGGCCTGTTTATGCTGTCACAGCTGGCCGTGATGGCGATCGCGATGATACCTCAAAACCAGTGGTGGAGCTTTAAGAACCGTGACGCCTGA